In one Aromatoleum aromaticum EbN1 genomic region, the following are encoded:
- a CDS encoding TRAP transporter large permease, which translates to MIEFVSANIAPIMFGVIIFFLLSGFPVAFSLSACGLFFGFVGLELGLIPAALFQALPLRVFGIMQNDTLLAIPFFTLMGLILERSGMAEDLLETVGQVFGPIRGGLAFAVIFVGALLAATTGVVAASVISMGLISLPIMLRYGYSRPVAAGVITASGTLAQAIPPSLVLIVMADQLGRSVGDMYKGAMIPALMLVGLYALFIVGLAIFKPKMVPALPPEALTYREPNGSSGMPSLGVLLVLVTGISVALGKYYGEVLSFMEGQPVPQPALDETIVVAMTFGTLLALLLAVLNRIFRLGLLSRIAERVTFVLIPPLTLIFLVLGTIFLGVATPTEGGAMGAVGALAMAVSRRRLDFRTLLQALEATSRLSIFVLFILVGSTIFSFVFTAVDGQIWVEHLFDRLPGGQLGFLLFVNTVIFFLGCFIDFFEIAFILLPLLGPVAENMGIDLIWFGVIIAINLQTSFLTPPFGFALFYLRSVAPVASYPDRVTGKRIEGVKTGDIYRGSIAFVIIQLIMVGLIIGFPQLVTGGLDDAVKIDLDTIQIQQPPGGAGGWGDNGGGDAWK; encoded by the coding sequence ATGATTGAATTCGTCTCCGCCAACATCGCCCCGATCATGTTCGGGGTCATCATCTTCTTCCTGCTTTCCGGCTTCCCGGTCGCATTTTCCCTTTCGGCTTGCGGGCTGTTCTTCGGCTTCGTCGGCCTCGAACTCGGCCTGATTCCCGCCGCCCTGTTCCAGGCGCTGCCGCTGCGGGTGTTCGGCATCATGCAGAACGACACGCTGCTGGCGATCCCGTTCTTCACGCTGATGGGCCTGATCCTCGAACGAAGCGGCATGGCCGAGGATCTGCTCGAGACGGTCGGACAGGTGTTCGGCCCGATCCGCGGCGGCCTCGCCTTCGCGGTGATCTTCGTCGGCGCGCTGCTCGCGGCGACGACTGGCGTCGTCGCCGCGTCGGTGATCTCGATGGGCCTGATTTCGCTGCCGATCATGCTGCGCTACGGTTACAGCCGCCCGGTCGCGGCCGGAGTCATCACCGCCTCCGGCACACTCGCGCAGGCGATTCCGCCGTCGCTGGTGCTGATCGTCATGGCCGACCAGCTTGGCCGCAGCGTCGGCGACATGTACAAGGGGGCGATGATCCCGGCGCTGATGCTCGTCGGGCTCTACGCACTGTTCATCGTCGGGCTGGCGATCTTCAAGCCCAAAATGGTGCCCGCCCTGCCGCCCGAGGCGCTCACCTACCGGGAGCCCAACGGCAGTTCCGGCATGCCCTCGCTCGGCGTCCTGCTCGTCCTGGTCACCGGCATTTCAGTCGCGCTGGGCAAGTACTATGGCGAAGTCCTGAGCTTCATGGAGGGCCAGCCGGTGCCGCAGCCGGCTCTCGACGAAACAATCGTCGTCGCGATGACTTTCGGCACCCTCTTGGCGCTGCTTCTCGCCGTCCTGAACCGCATCTTCCGGCTCGGCCTGCTGTCGCGCATCGCCGAACGCGTGACCTTCGTGCTGATCCCGCCGCTGACGCTGATCTTCCTCGTGCTCGGCACGATCTTCCTCGGGGTCGCGACGCCGACCGAAGGCGGCGCGATGGGGGCAGTCGGCGCGCTGGCGATGGCAGTGTCGCGTCGCCGGCTCGATTTCAGGACGCTGCTTCAGGCGCTCGAAGCGACCTCGCGGCTGTCGATCTTCGTACTCTTCATCCTCGTCGGGTCGACGATCTTCAGCTTTGTGTTCACCGCGGTCGACGGCCAGATCTGGGTCGAACACCTGTTCGACCGGCTACCCGGCGGGCAGCTCGGCTTCCTGCTGTTTGTCAACACGGTGATCTTCTTCCTCGGTTGCTTCATCGACTTCTTCGAGATCGCGTTCATCCTGCTGCCGCTGCTCGGACCTGTCGCCGAAAACATGGGCATCGACCTGATCTGGTTCGGCGTGATCATCGCGATCAACCTGCAGACCTCGTTCCTGACGCCGCCGTTCGGCTTCGCGCTGTTCTACCTGCGCAGCGTCGCGCCGGTCGCCTCGTACCCCGATCGCGTCACCGGCAAGCGCATCGAGGGCGTCAAGACCGGCGACATCTATCGCGGATCGATTGCGTTCGTCATCATCCAGCTGATCATGGTGGGCCTCATCATCGGCTTCCCGCAGCTGGTGACCGGCGGTCTCGATGACGCCGTCAAGATCGATCTCGACACCATCCAGATCCAGCAACCACCGGGCGGTGCCGGCGGCTGGGGCGACAACGGGGGCGGCGACGCATGGAAATGA
- the nrdR gene encoding transcriptional regulator NrdR, with protein sequence MKCPFCGDPNTQVADTRENEGGEVVRRRRRCPKCDKRFTTYERIDLKMPHIVKRNGNRSEFEHDKLAGSMKLALRKRPVTLEALDAAVDRIEAKLLALGEQEVPSEKVGELVMRELKKLDKVAYIRFASVYRNFADVDEFAEVIREVKARPKRNRPAEPPEPTSENDLFRS encoded by the coding sequence GTGAAGTGCCCTTTCTGTGGCGACCCGAACACCCAGGTCGCCGACACGCGTGAGAACGAAGGCGGCGAAGTGGTTCGCCGCCGGCGACGGTGTCCGAAGTGCGACAAGCGCTTCACGACGTACGAGCGCATCGACCTGAAGATGCCGCACATCGTCAAACGCAATGGCAACCGCAGCGAGTTCGAGCACGACAAGCTTGCCGGCAGCATGAAACTCGCGTTGCGCAAGCGCCCGGTCACGCTCGAAGCGCTGGACGCGGCGGTCGACCGCATCGAGGCGAAACTGCTGGCTCTCGGCGAACAGGAAGTGCCGAGCGAGAAAGTCGGCGAACTCGTCATGCGTGAACTCAAGAAGCTCGACAAGGTCGCCTACATCCGTTTTGCCTCGGTTTATCGCAACTTCGCCGACGTCGACGAGTTCGCTGAGGTGATTCGCGAAGTCAAGGCGCGCCCCAAACGCAATCGTCCCGCAGAACCCCCGGAACCGACCTCCGAGAATGACCTATTCCGAAGCTGA
- the ribD gene encoding bifunctional diaminohydroxyphosphoribosylaminopyrimidine deaminase/5-amino-6-(5-phosphoribosylamino)uracil reductase RibD: MTYSEADHVAMARALQLAERGLETTTPNPRVGCVLMKEGSIVGEGWHRRAGEPHAEVIALRAAGDTARGATAYVTLEPCTHHGRTPPCADALIAAGVTRVVAAMEDPNPLVAGTGVGRLRAAGLAVTTGLLASDAHELNIGFVSRMTRGRPWVRLKTASTLDGKTALNNGVSQWITADAARRDGHRWRARACAVLTGIGTVREDDPQLTVRAVPCERQPLRVLVDARLDIPLSAKLLQGGGCLIATAIEDCEKSAALAALGAEVVVLPNGRGKVDLPSLMRELGDRGINEVHVEAGLKLNGSLLRENCVDELLLYVAPMLVGDAAQGLFNLPELVQLDRAIRLQWRDVRFIGGDLRVLARPLKAGT, from the coding sequence ATGACCTATTCCGAAGCTGACCATGTCGCGATGGCCCGCGCACTGCAACTGGCCGAGCGCGGACTCGAGACAACGACGCCGAACCCGCGGGTCGGCTGCGTCCTGATGAAGGAAGGCAGCATTGTCGGCGAAGGCTGGCATCGGCGCGCCGGCGAACCGCACGCCGAAGTCATCGCGCTGCGCGCCGCCGGCGACACGGCGCGCGGCGCGACCGCCTACGTGACGCTCGAACCCTGCACCCATCACGGGCGCACTCCCCCGTGTGCCGACGCGCTGATCGCCGCCGGCGTCACGCGCGTCGTCGCGGCGATGGAAGATCCGAATCCGCTCGTCGCCGGCACCGGAGTGGGCCGCCTTCGCGCGGCGGGCCTCGCCGTCACCACGGGCCTGCTCGCGAGCGACGCGCACGAACTCAATATCGGCTTCGTGTCCCGCATGACACGGGGACGCCCGTGGGTGCGGCTGAAAACCGCGAGCACCCTCGACGGCAAGACCGCGCTGAACAATGGCGTCAGCCAGTGGATCACCGCGGACGCGGCGCGGCGCGACGGACATCGCTGGCGCGCGCGCGCGTGCGCGGTGCTCACCGGCATCGGCACCGTGCGGGAGGACGATCCGCAGCTTACCGTGCGAGCGGTGCCGTGCGAGCGCCAGCCGCTGCGGGTGCTCGTCGACGCGCGGCTCGACATCCCCCTGTCGGCGAAACTGCTGCAGGGAGGGGGCTGCCTGATCGCTACTGCCATCGAGGACTGCGAGAAAAGCGCGGCGCTGGCGGCACTCGGTGCCGAAGTCGTCGTGCTGCCGAATGGCCGGGGGAAAGTCGATCTGCCGAGCCTGATGCGCGAACTCGGTGACCGCGGCATCAACGAAGTGCATGTCGAAGCGGGACTCAAGCTCAACGGTTCGTTGCTGCGCGAGAACTGCGTCGACGAACTGTTGCTCTACGTCGCGCCAATGCTGGTCGGCGACGCCGCCCAGGGACTGTTCAACCTGCCTGAACTCGTGCAACTCGACCGCGCGATACGGCTGCAATGGCGCGACGTCCGCTTCATCGGCGGAGATCTTCGCGTGCTCGCTCGTCCACTGAAAGCCGGAACCTGA
- a CDS encoding TRAP transporter substrate-binding protein → MERRKFLRSAGLAGVLAGGSAPAIVHAQENIRWRLASSFPKSLDTLIGAAETFAKNVAESTGGKFTVTVHAAGELVPAFGVVDALQQGSIECANTAPYYFFGKDEAFAFDCAIPFGMNARQLTAWMYEGNGQKLLREFYAPYNIVSLPMGNTGAQMGGWYRKEIKSVADFDGMKIRIGGFGGRVLAKLGVVSQNIPAGEIYSALEKGTIDATEFVGPHDDLKLGLHRVAPYYYYPAWWEGSAQTTLYINAKAFNGLSNEYKSIVRQAASDSHVVTQARYDARNPAALKQLIAEGAKLKRLPKDVMDAAFKASREVYAELNDKNPAWKKIYADYSRFMQAQYQWTPLAEGSYDQYMAAQKL, encoded by the coding sequence GTGGAACGTCGAAAATTTCTCAGAAGCGCAGGCCTCGCCGGAGTGCTCGCCGGAGGCAGCGCACCGGCGATCGTCCATGCGCAGGAGAACATCCGCTGGCGCCTCGCGTCGAGCTTCCCGAAGTCGCTCGACACGCTGATCGGCGCCGCCGAAACTTTCGCGAAGAACGTCGCCGAATCGACCGGCGGCAAGTTCACCGTCACGGTGCATGCCGCCGGCGAACTGGTGCCCGCTTTCGGCGTCGTCGATGCGCTGCAGCAGGGCTCGATCGAGTGCGCCAACACCGCGCCCTATTATTTCTTCGGCAAGGACGAAGCGTTCGCGTTCGATTGTGCGATCCCGTTCGGCATGAACGCGCGCCAGCTCACGGCATGGATGTATGAGGGCAATGGCCAGAAGCTGCTGCGCGAGTTCTATGCACCCTACAACATCGTCAGCCTGCCGATGGGCAACACCGGCGCGCAGATGGGCGGCTGGTATCGCAAGGAAATCAAGTCCGTCGCCGACTTCGACGGCATGAAGATCCGCATCGGTGGCTTCGGCGGGCGCGTGCTGGCAAAACTCGGCGTGGTGTCGCAGAACATTCCGGCCGGCGAGATCTACTCGGCGCTGGAAAAAGGCACGATCGACGCAACCGAGTTCGTCGGCCCGCACGACGACCTCAAACTCGGCCTGCACCGGGTCGCACCGTATTACTACTACCCGGCGTGGTGGGAAGGCAGCGCACAGACCACGCTGTACATCAACGCGAAGGCCTTCAACGGGCTGTCGAACGAGTACAAGTCGATCGTGCGCCAGGCGGCATCGGATTCGCACGTGGTGACTCAGGCCCGTTACGATGCCCGCAACCCCGCAGCGCTCAAGCAGCTGATTGCGGAAGGCGCCAAGCTCAAGCGGCTGCCCAAGGATGTCATGGACGCCGCGTTCAAGGCGTCGCGCGAAGTCTATGCCGAGTTGAACGACAAGAACCCGGCGTGGAAGAAGATCTACGCGGACTACTCGCGCTTCATGCAGGCGCAGTACCAATGGACGCCGCTCGCCGAAGGCAGCTACGACCAGTACATGGCCGCGCAGAAGCTGTAA
- a CDS encoding TRAP transporter substrate-binding protein — translation MERRSFLKNAGIAGVLAAGSAPAIIHAQQNLRWRLASSFPKSLETLFGGAETFAKNVTEATGGKFTVSVHAAGELVPAFGVVDAIQQDTIECAHTAPYYFFGKDEAFALDCAIPFGMNSRQQTAWMYEGNGLKLMREFYANYNIINFPMGNSGAQMGGWYRKEIKSLADVNGLKMRIGGFGGRVLAKLGAVPQNIPAAEIYQSLEKGTVDAAEWIGPYDDLKLGLHKVAKNYYYPAWWEGSTQFSVLINTKAFNGLSNEYKSIVRQAASDAHVKVQATYDGRNPTALKQLIAEGAKLSRLPKEVMDAAFKASREVYAELNDKNPNWKKIYADYSRFEADAYQWEGIAEGSYDQYMSAQKL, via the coding sequence GTGGAACGTCGTTCATTTCTCAAGAATGCAGGTATCGCCGGAGTCCTCGCTGCCGGTTCCGCCCCCGCCATCATCCACGCGCAGCAGAACCTGCGCTGGCGCCTGGCGTCGAGTTTCCCGAAGTCGCTGGAAACGCTCTTCGGCGGGGCCGAGACTTTTGCGAAGAACGTCACCGAAGCCACCGGTGGAAAATTCACGGTGAGCGTTCATGCGGCGGGCGAACTCGTCCCCGCTTTCGGCGTCGTCGATGCGATCCAGCAGGACACGATCGAATGCGCACACACGGCCCCGTATTACTTCTTTGGCAAGGACGAAGCTTTCGCGCTCGACTGCGCTATCCCGTTCGGCATGAACTCCCGGCAACAGACCGCGTGGATGTACGAAGGCAACGGCCTGAAGCTGATGCGGGAATTCTATGCCAACTACAACATCATCAATTTCCCGATGGGCAATTCGGGCGCGCAGATGGGCGGCTGGTACCGCAAGGAAATCAAGTCGCTAGCCGACGTGAACGGTCTGAAGATGCGCATCGGGGGTTTCGGCGGGCGCGTGCTGGCAAAGCTCGGCGCAGTGCCGCAGAACATTCCCGCAGCGGAAATCTACCAGTCGCTCGAGAAAGGCACCGTGGATGCCGCGGAATGGATCGGACCGTATGACGACCTGAAGCTGGGCCTGCACAAGGTCGCCAAGAACTACTATTACCCGGCGTGGTGGGAAGGCAGCACGCAGTTCTCGGTGCTGATCAATACGAAAGCGTTCAACGGACTGTCGAACGAATACAAGTCGATCGTGCGCCAGGCCGCCTCCGATGCGCACGTCAAGGTTCAGGCGACTTACGACGGGCGCAACCCGACGGCGCTCAAGCAACTGATCGCCGAAGGCGCGAAGCTCAGCCGCCTGCCGAAGGAAGTGATGGACGCGGCGTTCAAGGCGTCGCGCGAAGTCTATGCCGAGCTGAACGACAAGAACCCGAACTGGAAGAAAATCTACGCCGACTACTCGCGCTTCGAGGCCGACGCGTATCAGTGGGAAGGCATCGCCGAAGGCAGCTACGACCAGTACATGTCCGCACAGAAACTCTGA
- the yjgA gene encoding ribosome biogenesis factor YjgA, whose product MIHADHDDNLPDDEEGLPLPPSKSQRKRDMHALQDLGEQLVALSVDQLKKVPMPEALADAVREAKRMTKHEARRRQMQYVGKLMRHIDPEPIQAQLDVFNGLSKAEIARQHRLERLRSEVLDDEKVLQRIVETWPEADFQQLRTLRRNALKEREQNKPPRAFRELFRVLRDLDVGAAAPPADEPRDDDEE is encoded by the coding sequence ATGATCCACGCCGACCACGACGACAACCTCCCCGACGACGAGGAAGGGCTGCCGCTGCCGCCAAGCAAGAGCCAGCGCAAGCGCGACATGCACGCGCTGCAGGATCTCGGCGAGCAGCTGGTCGCGCTGTCCGTCGATCAGCTGAAGAAAGTGCCGATGCCCGAGGCGCTCGCCGACGCGGTGCGCGAGGCCAAGCGCATGACGAAGCACGAAGCGCGGCGCCGCCAGATGCAGTATGTCGGCAAGCTGATGCGCCACATCGATCCCGAACCGATCCAGGCGCAGCTCGACGTGTTCAACGGCCTGTCGAAAGCCGAGATCGCGCGCCAGCACCGGCTCGAGCGCCTGCGCTCCGAGGTGCTCGACGACGAGAAGGTACTGCAGAGGATTGTCGAGACCTGGCCGGAGGCGGATTTCCAGCAGCTGCGCACCTTGCGCCGCAACGCGTTGAAGGAGCGCGAGCAGAACAAGCCGCCGCGCGCGTTCCGCGAGCTGTTCCGCGTGCTGCGCGACCTCGACGTCGGCGCTGCCGCACCGCCGGCGGACGAGCCTCGGGATGACGACGAAGAGTGA
- the mog gene encoding molybdopterin adenylyltransferase: MSEEITIGLVSISDRASDGTYQDQGIPALREWLDRALTSPWRAEMRLIPDDRPTIERTLIELADTAGCALILTTGGTGPAPRDVTPEATLAVGEKEMPGFGEEMRRISLNFVPTAILSRQVAVIRGKSLIVNLPGQPKSIRETLEGLRAADGSVSHVGIFAAIPYCLDLIGGPYLETDDEVIKAFRPKQAIRPKKT; the protein is encoded by the coding sequence ATGAGTGAAGAAATCACGATCGGCCTGGTGTCGATCAGCGACCGCGCCTCCGACGGCACGTACCAGGACCAAGGCATTCCGGCACTGCGCGAGTGGCTCGATCGCGCGCTGACTTCACCGTGGCGCGCCGAAATGCGGCTGATCCCGGACGACCGGCCGACGATCGAGCGCACGCTGATCGAGCTTGCCGACACCGCCGGCTGTGCGCTGATCCTGACCACCGGCGGTACCGGCCCCGCGCCGCGCGATGTCACGCCGGAAGCGACCCTTGCCGTCGGCGAAAAGGAGATGCCCGGCTTCGGCGAAGAGATGCGCCGGATCAGCCTCAACTTCGTGCCGACCGCGATCCTGTCGCGGCAGGTCGCCGTGATCCGCGGCAAGAGCCTGATCGTCAACCTGCCCGGACAGCCGAAATCGATCCGTGAAACCCTCGAAGGACTGCGCGCCGCCGACGGCTCGGTGAGTCACGTCGGCATCTTCGCCGCGATTCCGTACTGCCTCGACCTGATCGGCGGGCCGTACCTCGAAACCGATGACGAAGTCATCAAGGCCTTTCGTCCAAAGCAGGCGATCCGGCCGAAAAAGACCTGA
- a CDS encoding TRAP transporter small permease subunit: MGTLLKLSHLIDAFSRFIGKSIIWLVLAATLISAANAVARKAFSIGSNAFLEIQWYLFAAVFMLGAGYAFLQNAHVRIDVIANKMSSRMRNYVDVFGIIVFLLPLCYFMISFSWPVVHGAYVSGEMSSNAGGLIRWPVYALVPVGFALLGLQAVSELIKRVAFLTGRGPDPLATAGHDETKNHIHAAVGDTSEANAAGESQK; this comes from the coding sequence ATGGGAACTCTGCTCAAGTTGTCGCACCTCATCGACGCGTTCAGCCGCTTCATCGGCAAGTCGATCATCTGGCTGGTGCTGGCCGCAACGCTGATCAGCGCCGCCAACGCCGTCGCCCGCAAGGCTTTCAGCATCGGCTCGAACGCGTTTCTCGAAATCCAGTGGTACCTGTTCGCCGCAGTGTTCATGCTCGGCGCCGGCTATGCATTTCTGCAGAACGCGCATGTGCGCATCGACGTCATCGCGAACAAGATGAGCAGTCGAATGCGCAACTACGTGGACGTCTTCGGAATCATCGTCTTCCTGCTGCCGCTGTGCTACTTCATGATCAGCTTCTCGTGGCCGGTCGTGCACGGCGCCTACGTGTCCGGCGAGATGTCCTCCAACGCCGGCGGCCTGATCCGCTGGCCCGTCTACGCGCTGGTTCCCGTCGGCTTCGCGCTGCTCGGGCTGCAGGCCGTCTCCGAACTGATCAAGCGCGTCGCCTTTCTGACCGGCCGCGGCCCGGACCCGCTGGCCACCGCCGGACATGACGAAACGAAGAACCACATCCACGCCGCCGTCGGCGACACCTCCGAGGCCAACGCTGCCGGCGAGTCCCAAAAATGA
- a CDS encoding histidine phosphatase family protein, whose translation MEMTTPTRLCLVRHGETAWNAERRLQGHLDVPLNEIGHIQAEATAASLAGHRFTALYCSDLRRAQQTAAAAGRTLGFEATLEPELRERHYGVFQGLTYDEARERFPQDYARFHARDPDFAFCGDGESLRAFAARVHRALERIVVRHAGRQALVVTHGGVLDIAHRLAAGKALDAPRDFTIPNAALNWIEFDGRRWHLLAWADQAHLAAARDELPNT comes from the coding sequence ATGGAAATGACGACTCCGACGCGGCTATGCCTGGTCCGACACGGCGAGACCGCGTGGAACGCGGAAAGACGTCTGCAGGGACACCTGGACGTGCCGCTCAATGAAATCGGTCACATCCAGGCCGAAGCGACTGCCGCAAGCCTCGCCGGACACCGCTTCACCGCGCTCTACTGCAGCGACCTGCGTCGCGCGCAGCAAACCGCGGCGGCGGCGGGCCGCACGCTCGGGTTCGAGGCGACGCTCGAACCCGAACTGCGCGAACGGCACTACGGGGTATTCCAGGGCCTCACCTACGACGAAGCCCGCGAGCGGTTCCCGCAGGACTACGCGCGCTTCCACGCCCGCGACCCCGACTTCGCCTTTTGCGGCGACGGCGAGAGCCTCCGCGCTTTCGCGGCGCGCGTCCACCGCGCCCTCGAACGTATCGTCGTCCGTCATGCAGGCCGGCAGGCGCTGGTCGTCACGCACGGCGGCGTGCTCGACATCGCCCATCGCCTTGCGGCGGGCAAGGCGCTCGACGCGCCGCGCGACTTCACGATTCCGAACGCCGCGCTCAACTGGATCGAGTTCGACGGCCGCCGCTGGCACCTTCTCGCGTGGGCCGATCAGGCTCACCTGGCAGCCGCCCGCGACGAACTGCCGAACACCTGA
- the pmbA gene encoding metalloprotease PmbA, whose translation MSAQGFSFSPDRLHEIAADVLKFAKKRGATACETDVSEGFGQSATVRKGEVDTIEYNRDKGIGVTIYVGQQRGHASTSDFSKAALKATVEAAVSIARFTAPDPCAGLADPELMAKDCPDLDLHHPWQLSVEDAITAARECEEAAFAVSPKITNSEGASVSTQQSHFVSANSAGFIGGYASSRHSISCSVIAGEGDAMQREYWYDSRRDAADLMASDLVGRRAAERALARLGARKIKTCEAPVLFEAPLAVALVGNFVHAVSGGSLYRKSSFLLDSLGQPVFSPIVNISERPHVPKGFGSSPFDSDGVATRDREVVSDGVLQGYFLSTYSARKLGLQTTGNAGGSHNLIVGAGDMDFPALVKHMDRGLVVTELLGHGVNYVTGDYSRGAAGYWVEKGKIKHAVEEITIAGNLRDMFRSIVAIGNDALPRGAKHCGSVLIERMKIAGR comes from the coding sequence ATGTCCGCTCAAGGCTTCTCGTTCTCCCCCGACCGGCTGCACGAAATCGCCGCCGACGTGCTGAAATTCGCAAAAAAGCGCGGCGCGACGGCATGCGAAACCGATGTTTCAGAAGGGTTCGGCCAGTCGGCGACGGTGCGCAAAGGCGAAGTCGACACGATCGAATACAACCGCGACAAGGGCATCGGCGTCACGATCTATGTCGGCCAGCAGCGCGGTCATGCAAGCACTTCGGATTTTTCCAAGGCGGCGCTGAAGGCGACCGTCGAAGCGGCCGTCTCGATCGCCCGCTTCACCGCGCCCGACCCGTGCGCCGGCCTCGCCGACCCGGAGCTGATGGCGAAAGACTGCCCCGATCTCGACCTTCACCACCCGTGGCAGCTCAGCGTCGAGGACGCGATCACCGCGGCGCGCGAGTGCGAGGAAGCGGCGTTCGCCGTCAGCCCGAAGATCACGAATTCCGAAGGGGCGAGCGTCTCGACGCAGCAATCGCACTTCGTCTCGGCGAACAGCGCCGGCTTCATCGGCGGCTACGCCAGTTCGCGCCACAGCATCTCGTGCTCGGTCATCGCCGGCGAAGGCGACGCCATGCAGCGCGAATACTGGTACGACTCGCGCCGCGACGCGGCCGACCTGATGGCGAGCGATCTGGTCGGGCGGCGTGCCGCCGAACGGGCTCTGGCCCGCCTCGGCGCGCGCAAGATCAAGACCTGCGAGGCGCCGGTGCTGTTCGAAGCGCCGCTGGCGGTCGCGCTGGTCGGCAATTTCGTCCACGCCGTCAGCGGCGGCTCGCTGTACCGCAAGTCGTCGTTCCTGCTCGACAGCCTCGGCCAGCCGGTGTTCTCGCCGATCGTGAACATCTCGGAGCGCCCGCACGTTCCGAAAGGCTTCGGCTCGAGCCCGTTCGACAGCGACGGTGTGGCGACACGCGACCGCGAAGTCGTCAGCGACGGCGTTCTGCAAGGCTATTTCCTGTCGACCTATTCGGCGCGCAAGCTCGGGCTTCAGACGACCGGCAACGCCGGCGGCTCGCACAACCTCATCGTCGGCGCCGGCGACATGGACTTCCCGGCACTCGTCAAGCACATGGACCGCGGCCTCGTCGTCACCGAACTCCTCGGCCATGGCGTCAATTACGTCACCGGCGACTACTCGCGCGGCGCGGCCGGCTACTGGGTCGAAAAAGGCAAGATCAAGCACGCGGTCGAGGAAATCACGATCGCCGGCAACCTGCGCGACATGTTCCGCAGCATCGTCGCGATCGGCAACGACGCGCTGCCGCGCGGCGCGAAGCATTGCGGCTCGGTCCTCATCGAGCGCATGAAGATCGCGGGCCGCTGA
- the glyA gene encoding serine hydroxymethyltransferase produces MFSAQDTLAKVDPELWTAIQAENRRQEDHIELIASENYVSHAVMEAQGSQLTNKYAEGYPGKRYYGGCEHVDVAEQIAIDRIKKLFGAEAANVQPNSGSQANQAVLMAFAKPGDTIMGMSLAEGGHLTHGMPLNMSGKWFNVVAYGLDEKEEIDYDAMERLAREHKPRIIIAGASAYSLRIDFERFAKIAKEIGAIFWVDMAHYAGLIAAGYYPNPVPHADVVTSTTHKTLRGPRGGIILMKAEHEKAINSAIFPGLQGGPLMHVIAAKAVAFKEALTPQFRDYQEQVIANARVMARVLGEERGLRIISGRTESHVFLVDLRSKNITGKAAEAVLGSAHITVNKNSIPKDPEKPFVTSGIRIGSPAMTTRGFTEIEAEQVAHLIADVLDAPQDEAVLANVQAKVAELCARHPVYGK; encoded by the coding sequence ATGTTCTCTGCGCAAGACACCCTCGCCAAGGTCGACCCCGAACTGTGGACCGCCATCCAGGCCGAAAACCGCCGCCAGGAAGACCACATCGAACTCATCGCTTCGGAAAACTACGTTTCCCACGCCGTGATGGAAGCGCAGGGCTCCCAGCTGACGAACAAGTACGCTGAAGGCTACCCGGGCAAGCGCTACTACGGTGGCTGCGAGCACGTCGATGTCGCCGAGCAGATCGCAATCGACCGCATCAAGAAGCTGTTCGGCGCGGAAGCCGCCAACGTCCAGCCGAACTCCGGCTCGCAGGCGAACCAGGCGGTGCTGATGGCCTTCGCGAAGCCCGGCGACACGATCATGGGGATGAGCCTCGCCGAAGGCGGTCACCTCACGCATGGCATGCCGCTGAACATGTCGGGCAAGTGGTTCAACGTCGTGGCCTACGGTCTTGACGAAAAGGAAGAGATCGACTACGACGCGATGGAACGGCTCGCGCGCGAGCACAAGCCGCGCATCATCATCGCCGGCGCCTCCGCCTATTCGCTGCGCATCGACTTCGAACGCTTCGCGAAAATCGCGAAGGAAATCGGCGCGATCTTCTGGGTCGACATGGCGCACTACGCCGGCCTGATCGCCGCCGGCTACTACCCCAACCCGGTGCCGCACGCCGACGTCGTGACCTCGACAACGCACAAGACGCTGCGCGGCCCGCGCGGCGGCATCATCCTGATGAAGGCCGAACACGAGAAAGCCATCAACTCGGCGATCTTTCCGGGCTTGCAGGGCGGCCCGCTGATGCATGTCATCGCCGCGAAGGCGGTCGCTTTCAAGGAAGCGCTGACGCCGCAGTTCCGTGATTACCAGGAACAGGTCATCGCGAATGCGCGAGTCATGGCCCGTGTGCTCGGCGAAGAGCGCGGCCTGCGCATCATCTCGGGCCGCACCGAAAGCCACGTCTTCCTCGTCGACCTGCGCTCGAAAAACATCACCGGCAAAGCGGCCGAAGCAGTGCTCGGCTCGGCGCATATCACGGTGAACAAGAACTCGATTCCGAAGGATCCCGAAAAGCCTTTCGTCACCTCCGGCATCCGCATCGGCTCGCCGGCGATGACGACGCGCGGCTTCACCGAGATCGAAGCCGAGCAGGTCGCGCACCTGATCGCCGACGTCCTCGACGCACCGCAGGACGAGGCAGTCCTCGCGAATGTGCAGGCCAAGGTCGCCGAACTGTGCGCCCGTCACCCGGTGTATGGAAAGTAG